TTGTATCTTGTAGTCTATCTTCTACTCTAACACCCAAAGGTATATATGTGGCattcattgatttttattttttaattcagctgAAATAAAAGATCCTAAAAATGAGACAAGTGCTGAAGATATCAATGAAGACATAGAGagtaagttttataaaaaaaaaaaattttcatttgATTTCTTAAATTCTTGttttcttatataaatatatatgcagtgctattatatatatatatatatatatatatatatatatatatatatatatatatatatatatatatatatatatatacatacatacagtgagagctggcactcacaggatttttaCTAAGTTaaaatagaatgaaaaaaaactaaTCTCAAAAGGTGTCCTTACATGGTGATttattagtccaacgtttcagttccccaCAGGAACTTTCATAAGGGAGTTCCTGtggggaactgaaacgttggtctaaTAAATCACCATGTAAGGACACCTTTTGAGAttagttttttttcattctattttAACTTAGTAAAAATCCTGTGAGTACCAGCTCTCActgtatgtacatttattttttctgctGCAGCACCCAGGTCTCAACTCCTTGTTAGTAGCGTGCTATCTATACTggaaactatataaatatatatatatatatatatgtgtatatatatatgtgtatatatatatatgtgtatatatatgcacagatGCATTTGATAGTAAACGAATTACTATTGATTTAGTTGCAATAATATAAGTGTAACTGTCAAGTTGGTTACTGTGAGTTAGTGAAACAGTGTTGCCTGTGTTTCTACAtctatgtatgtgtttgtatagCTCTATATGTATTTAGCACTACTTGTATActtttctctctctatctctcaaaattttatatatatatatatatatatatatatatatatatatacacatattaatGATTTACgaaactgtcccattttgctgaaaattttgcaaatctgcaccattttttttttaccgcaaaatactttaaagtcaatgggcctATTTTTcgtggctactgcacaactttttttatacgCAAAATAAATTACAGTCAATGtgcttttttctcactccaaatgcattaaaatcagtgggtgttttgtgaaataattcaccaattCCTAATAAATAGAGCTATACATACTGACCAGATCAATCACATGACAGTTAATTCACTTGCAATAATATAACTGCAACTATTGAGCTGGTTACTGTAGATTACACATAATTGTAAATGTGATGAAAtaaatttgtgtgtgtatatatatatattctgtgtgcTTGTGCGTGCATGGATATATAAAGGACATATGCAGGTTTGCTGTATGGAGAGTCAGTTTTTGTAATTGTGGGGGTGGTTCACAttcaggttaacatttagtatgttatagaatgggctgTTCTAATTGGTCTAAATTTTTAGTTTAATTACTTGCCTTCATCATCCgattccagcttttaaatggtggtcactgaccccagaagccaaaaactattgttctgttggctagaattttattgttatttctactttttattacttatatttctacttAGAccctcctttatttatatttcagtctctcttttaaaccacgtTAAACCTACGTTAaattaacccctagcaaccagacagctgctcaACCAgatgctgcacaaaaagctaaatgattaaaaaaccacaaataaaaaacaaagcctGATTGAAAAAAGTTTTAGAACAGCATTCTCAACAGAATACTAAAAATTAAAGACAACCACTTTAATGTCATAAAATTAACCTTTATAGAAGTCCATTTGTCGCAATCAGTGATTTTatctatataataattatatttgcaaatgtaCTTGTTTACACCATCTTGTGGGTCAGTACCTAAGAATGCTTGATAAATATGGAGATATGAATaccatttttaattttcaaaatagACTGTGGCactgttattttgtatttgatTATTTTAAAGCCACTTCTTATTCAAGGATCTCAAATGGGTTAATCACAATTGCATTAAGTCAATGTGAAAAGCTCCATTGCGATCTCCATTTTTCTATTCATTGTCAAGCAAGTTAAAAATCGTGAATGGGCTGGGGCAACATTTCCATAATGTTGCCAACATTGCATCAGATGTTGTAACCAAACACACATCACATATTCTTGAGGTATAACATAAGATCCATTTTTTCTTACATCAGGAATGATCAACGACTATAGGAAACAGTTTGAAGATGTTACTGGGAAAACCACATCTGTGCAAAGTAAGATTTAAGCgatgttttatattttcacttttgaTTGGAGGAGATTTTATTAGTAACACACCCAGCAACACAGGAAGGGGTAGTGTTATAATTTGAGCAGATTCCTCCCTTCTAATAACCAAGTGCAACCAGAGAGAATATTACATTCCTTCATTCATGGTTACAGTTGAATGAACCAGAGCAAAAATAGTTTTGCTTTATTTCGcagctcctttaaagtgatatgtTCATCACAAATCTGCTAAATCATAAAACTGACTCAAATTAATAATGTAGATAAATATACACTTCCCACTAGTTGTGTTATCACTCATTTGTATCTTGTAGTCTATCTTCTACTCTAACACCCAAAGGTATATATGTGGCATTCattgatttgtattttttaatttagctGCAATAAAAGATGCTAAAAAGGAGACAAGCACTGAAGAAAGCAATGAAGACATAGAGagtaagttttataaaaaaaaatttcatttgattttttaaattcttcttttcttaaataaatatatatgcagtgctatatatatatatatatatatatatatcatcagaTATTCTTGAGGTATAACATAAGATTCATTTTTCCTTACATCAGGAATGATCAACGACTATAATAAACAGTTTGACGATGTTACTGGGAAAACCACATCTGTGCAAAGTAAGATTTAAgtgatgttttatattttcacttttgaTTGGAGGAGATTTTATCAGTAACATACCCAGCAACACAGGAAGGGGTAGTGTTATAATATGAGCAGATTCCTCCCTTCTAATAACCAAGTGCAACCAGAGAGAATATTACATTCCTTCATTCATGGTTGCAGTTGCTTAATGAGCCAGAGCAAAAATAGTTTTGCTTTATTTCGCCTTTAAAGTGATATGTTCATCACAAATCTGATAAATCATAAAACCaactcaaattaaaaatgtaGATAAATATACACTTCCCACTAGTTGTGTTATCACTCATTTGTATCTTGTAGTCTATCTTCTAGTCTAACACCCAAAGGTATATTTGtggcattcatttatttttattttttaattcagctgCAATAAAAGATCCTAAAAATGAAGAAAGTAATGAAGACATAGAGagtaagttttaaaaaaaaaaaatttcatttgatTTCTTAAATTCTTCtgttcttatataaatatatatgcagtgctataaatatatatatatatatatatatatatatatatatatctcatcagATATTCTTGAGGTATAACATAAGATTCATTTTTTCTTACATCAGGAATGATCAACGACTATAGGAAACAGTTTGAAGATGTTACTGGGAAAACCACATCTGTGCAAAGTAAGATTTAAgtgatgttttatattttcacttttgaTTGGAGGAGATTTTATCAGTAACACACCCAGCAACACAGGAAGGGGTAGTGTTATAATATGAACAGATTCCTCCCTTCTAATAACCAAGTGCAACCAGAGAGAATATTACATTCCTTCATTCATGGTTACAGTTGAATGAAACAGAGCAAAAATAGTTTTGCTTTATTTCGTagctcctttaaagtgatatgtTCATAACAAATCTGATAACTCCGACTCaaattaagaatgtaaataaatatacacttCCCACTAGTTGTGTTATCACTCATTTGTATCTTCTAGTCTATCTTCTAGTCTAACACCCAAAAGTATATATGTGGCattcattgatttttattttttaatttagctgCAATAAAAGATGCTAAAAATGAAGAAAGCAATGAAGACATAGAGagtaagttttataaaaaaaaaaaaaatttcatttgatttctaaaattcttcttttcttatataaatatatatgcagtgctatatatatatatatatatatatatatatatatatatatatatatatatatatatatatctctcatcAGATATTCTTGAGGTATAACATAAGATTAATTTTTTCTTACATCAGGAATGATCAACGACTATAATAAACAGTTTGACGATGTTACTGGGAAAACCACATCTGTGCAAAGTAAGATTTAAGCgatgttttatattttcacttttgaTTGGAGGAAATTTTATCAGTAACATACCCAGCAACACAGGAAGGGGTAGTGTTATAATATGAGCAGATTCCTCCCTTCTAATAACCAAGTGCAACCAGAGAGAATATTACATTCCTTCATTCATGGCTGCTGTTGAATGAACCagagcaaaaatatttttgctttatttcgcagctcctttaaagtgatatgtTCATCACAAATATGATAAATCATAAACCCCACTCAAATTAATAATGTAGATAAATATACACTTCCCACTAGTTGTGTTATCACTCATTTGTATCTTGTAGTCTATCTTCTAGTCTAACACCCAAAGGTATATTTGtggcattcatttatttttattttttaattcagctgCAATAAAAGATCCTAAAAATGAAGAAAGTAATGAAGACATAGAGagtaagtttttttaaaaaaaaatttcatttgatTTCTTAAATTCTTCtgttcttatataaatatatatgcagtgctataaatatatatatatatatatatatctcatcagATATTCTTGAGGTATAACATAAGATTCATTTTTTCTTACATCAGGAATGATCAACGACTATAGGAAACAGTTTGAAGATGTTACTGGGAAAACCACATCTGTGCAAAGTAAGATTTAAgtgatgttttatattttcacttttgaTTGGAGGAGATTTTATCAGTAACACACCCAGCAACACAGGAAGGGGTAGTGTTATAATATGAGCAGATTCCTCCCTTCTAATAACCAAGTGCAACCAGAGAGAATATTACATTCCTTCATTCATGGTTACAGTTGAATGAAACAGAGCAAAAATAGTTTTGCTTTATTTCGTAGCTCTTTTAAAGTGATATGTTCATAACAAATCTGATAAATCCGACTCaaattaagaatgtaaataaatatacacttCCCACTAGTTGTGTTATCACTCATTTGTATCTTCTAGTCTATCTTCTAGTCTAACACCCAAAAGTATATATGTGGCattcattgatttttattttttaatttagctgCAATAAAAGATGCTAAAAATGAAGAAAGCAATGAAGACATAGAGagtaagttttataaaaaaaaaaaaatttcatttgatttctaaaattcttcttttcttatataaatatatatatatatatatatatatatatatatctctctcatCAGATATTCTTGAGGTATAACATAAGATTAATTTTTTCTTACATCAGGAATGATCAACGACTATAATAAACAGTTTGACGATGTTACTGGGAAAACCACATCTGTGCAAAGTAAGATTTAAGCgatgttttatattttcacttttgaTTGGAGGAAATTTTATCAGTAACACACCCAGCAACACAGGAAGGGGTAGTGTAATAATATGAGCAGATTCCTCCCTTCTAATAACCAAGTGCAACCAGAGAGAATATTACATTCCTTCATTCATGGCTGCTGTTGAATGAACCagagcaaaaatatttttgctttatttcgcagctcctttaaagtgatatgtTCATCACAAATATGATAAATCATAAACCCCACTCAAATTAATAATGTAGATAAATATACACTTCCCACTAGTTGTGTTTTCACTCATTTGTATCTTGTAGTCTATCTTCTAGTCTAACACCCAAAGGTATATATGTGgcattcattgattttttttttttaatttagctgcAATAAAAGATGCTAAAAATGAAGAAAGCAATGAAGACATAGAGagtaagttttataaaaaaaaaaatttcatttgatTTCTTAAATTcttttcttatataaatatatatgcagtgctatatatataaatatatatatatatatatatatatatatatatattatacatatatatatatatatatatatacagagagagagagagagagagagagagagagagagatatctCATCAGATATTCTTGAGGTATAACATAAGATTCATTTTTTCTTACATCAGGAATGATCAACGACTATATGAAACAGTTTGAAGATGTTACTGGGAAAACCACATCTGTGCAAAGTAAGATTTAAGcgatgttttatattttcatttttgattGGAGGAGATTTTATCAGTAACATGCCCAGCAACACAGGAAGGGGTAGTGTAATAATATGAGCAGATTCCTCCCTTCTAATAACCAAGTGCAACCAGAGAGAATATTACATTCCTTCATTCATGGTTGCAGTTGAATGAACCAGAGCAAACTGTGTACCACATTGCTGCACACAATATGTGCTTTCTATGCTTTTAGCCCCACAATTATCATTATCAGTATTGCCTGTTTAACTCtcatgtatatattgtatgtgcataaacattttaaacaaaccattttgatttttaaaacttatccctgtaataataaagcagtaccttgtacttgatcataactaagctgcatgaatccaaaattgtgcaaaacaatcttattgggtttactccatgtttaaatgtttttgtagctgaaataaattataataaaccaAATTACAGGATGATCCCTTATCCTaaaaaccccgggtcccaagcagcATTCGGGATTATAGATCCTATACCGATACTATACCTGCCATTGTAGTCTGCAAACCAATTTAGCTTTTCTATATTTTAGTTAAGCTGAGTCAAATCAGGTGAACTCTATGTACCCATCTATTTGGCTTTCCTCTATATAGTAATGATATCACTAATTAATCATTTCATGTGGCAGGATAGTGATCATTTGCCCTGGTCTAATAACACACAGCAAGAGATTTGTACCGTATCACTATATTTATTGCAGGATAAAGATATTCTCcagttaaaaatatgttttattattttttcagaaGATGACAGTAACACAAATTTCAATGGATAAGATTTTTTTCATCATTACACccaacattacatagttacatagggttgaaaaaagacctttgtccatcaagttcaacccatccgagtaaacccagcacacaacctatactaaacaatctatacactcacatacataaactatatatatatatacaaccagtaatactaactgtagatattagtatcacaattacACCTAACAATACATGATCAGTGCCCTGGTCTAGTAACTCACAGCAATAGACTGGAGGATTATATATTCATGAAGGAAAGTACATCAGTTGGCTAAAAGGAACCTACTCATTGGTTTCTGTGGTTTATTACAATGGAGCAAACAGTTATCTAAGAAGCCTAAGAGTGATTTctatttatatgaatttttcATGCATACATTTCTAATCTTCATATTTATGTAAATTACATCGACTTAAGGctaaaaaataagttaaaaaatcaGAAATTGCAGCTCAACAGGCCGCACTGAATTTTATTGGAAGCCTTCCTGAGTATTCATTTTAACTGGTAACCTTCCATTGGCTGTGCTACTACTCAGTCTGAAATTAAATTCATTTCCAATATAATAAGAGTAGTCTCTTAAAAGCAGTAAGATTTCTTTCCTATATGGGAACTATAACAAAGACCAATAACAAAGGCCAAAAACAATGACTCttgaaatataatttaattacATAGCGCTTTTATTTCTTCCCAATTTAGCAACAGATAAACAAGAGGAGGATGTAGAAGAAACAACTAGTGGAGTTGAGAGACGTAAGAGTTTTGCAATTCTACTTTCTTATACACATTACCATTTTAATTGATCAGTAAGCGATCCTTTACTTTAGCTGAGTTCATTTCTATTAACAACAAACCAAGCAACTGGATGAGTTGCAGAATACAGTACCCAAAAGTTTCCTAAAGTAGTTGAACAATGTTTCCAACCATAGGTGGAAGCTCTATAAATTGTGCCCTCACTTCCATCGATGTCCAAAACCAGTATCATCACCTTATATAAATGTGCAACAATAGAAAAAACACAGGTGCTATTAACCctgtttaaaatgtttgtttgcaATAAGTTTTACATGTGTctctgaaatattttttaatgaaactaaatatttttttcttttctcaaacCAGAAATCGCTAACCAGATGAGATCAACTATGACAACTACAACAAATACAAATGGTAAACAAACCTTGTTTAATTCAACATACACCTAAACTCTGCATTTGTTTTATAACAGTAGATTGAGCATGCTTTCACCATACTCCTATTTTCGCAGATTatgctaaaaatgaatatgtgggtctgtctgtgtgtgtgggtctgtctgtCTTTGTGACAAGTGCCATAGAGAACAGACTGTAGACATTCTAGAAAGAGGAAATGCAAAAATAGTGTTAATATATTAGAGAGATGAGCAGAAAGCATTAGTAAATGAATCTATAATATTAATGTTGTACATATGCCGATTTGTAGAGCTGTTTATGGATTTGGCCAGATAGGGGTGCGGAACAGGGTAAATGGGTTTAACTTTCATTCTCTGTAAAGGTTCCATGGGTAGCATATAATTCTAATTATAATGTGTGCAATTATCAACATCTCCTTAAATGTTCGGAGATTAAACTGCaagtataaaaatgtttaaaaacctaattatattaaaaaatataagcagtaatttatgaccacaagtgcagctGCATTCACACAAATATTCCCAAAGTCAGCTGCACATGAGACCttattcattaaaagtacttgcatcaaaatatgcactttgcactttcatatagttgtacttgtactggatcccaactaagatataattaatccttattgaagccaaaacaatactactgggtttaaataattttcttggtAGATTTAAGTTAGGagatacgaattacggaaagaccctttatccggaaaacccctggtcccaaccattctggatagcgggtcccatacctgtacaaatgctTTGTTGTAAGGATTTACCTAataatattatttctatgcagATAAATTCCGAATGATGGTTAAAAGCTTGGAGAACAACAATCAAATGAATCTGATTATCATTTGTTCAGTCCTGGGAAGTGGATTTTTAATGGTGATTGCCATATTGCTGTGCATAGCAAGGTCCCTTTCAAAATTATCCAGGTATTATTTTAAGTGTTTTCTTAATTTGCTGTAGTTGAGAAGCTTGCTCTGGTACTAATATGCTTCTGCTTTTTCTTGTTAATTCTAGAGAAAAGGACCAACTGTCTGAGGCAGAACAAGGTAAATGAAAttagcaaatatataaatatattgtacaagtatggaatctattattttaaatacataagAGGTATTTTTAGAATACAGAATACCATAcctttaaatgacatttttaaaaaaatattttttttatccttattTAAGTGCGAGTTACTTCCTTGTTATTAAAGAATTGGTTTTAGCtctataattctaagcaatgtttAAGAGCTGTGAAATATTCAGATATAAATACCCGTGTTGTTTGCTCTTACAGGAAATTTATAATGACTTTATTATGGAACATCACTTCAGAAATTAAAATCCACAGAAatgcattttatgtttaaaaaccCTCCATTACCCCCCTCAGTCTAGTGTAACACCAATTGAGGGGTGGTGGTGCAATGCAACAATAggatcaaatataaaaataatactcTAGCCTATTGTTGCATTGCAATGACCCCAAATCCCAGACTAGGACATGAATAACATCTGACCTAAATCCGAATGTACTGCTGGGTGAGGGGGTGGGTATGTGGGCGGGGGAGGGTTTTAAAAATGCTCCTCTGATGGATATTAATATCGGATACTGACAAGACACTTCTAATGAAAGTCACATCAAATCTTTGAATGCTATCAAACTTCATAAGCTTCTGGAATCGgtaagtttttattattattaagttgtCTGATAGAGGACTGTGGGtagaaaaacaaattaattgGTCAATGCACCATAAAACAAGGGCAAGGAAAAGTGAATGAGCATagcaatttaattttgaaatcgagccctcttaaggtggccatacacgttagcgagcgtatcttctcctgatatcccggGGTTGGCGATATcaggcgaatttaggctaattcggtcatttggccctggggccaaacgatcaaattataacgacaaTAATGgctgatttttttaacctgccgatcgatatctggatgatttcaggccagatatcggtcgggcaggcccgttgctgcctctacacgggccgataagctgccgatatcagcagctacaatcggcctgtgtatggggacctttagtttttTCCCACAACCGGTGCTCCCTTGGTGCCCCTTAGACTTTACGCATGTGCAGCACagtaagggctttggcacacgggggagattagtcgcccgcgattaactccctgttcgcgggcgactaatctccccgagttgcctacccctgccatcccaccggcgacttacatttttgccccgtgtgccagagccctaaaagtttgGGAATATACTGTGCGTGCGTGGAGTCTGACTTGTTAATTTTACCCTTATCTTTTGTTTACACCTACAAACTGTGTATTTGCTGATGTGATTATTGAATCAGGTACTGTGAGCTTCAGTGTTGTAGTTGGATCacatattttgttatttaatgaatttgtacatttttctttgatttttgaGATTTCATTAGATTTTAGGTAATTTTCCAAAATGTTAccaaaaccattaactttaggaaagctttctcTGCAGTTTGGCAGTTCAGAGCAGAAAaacttatttacttattttggattggtcagaatgtgtacttttcaaaaatgtatggttgcGTGGGGGTAAACGTAGCATTATTGGactttttgaccttgaaatctgaAATATGCAGATTTCTGGATGTTGCTTTAGAAATTTGATAGTGTGATTTTTTGTCAGAAatcataaaactataaatatttgccATGTTCTAGAGGCAAGGAACTTTCtcaatcagttgtattttcgcatataaaataaattatgcttCTGATATACATCATGTCTTTAttggcacacacgggcagatcAAGCCAATCATCCCGTTAACCAAATCTGCAACCACTTTTGAGAGCTGAAATAAATGTACAACCCTCATTCCGACATCCTGACATGTTCCTGCATAAATGGTTCTTTATTTGTTCTTACACAGATCACTACAAAAGACTTCACCAACTGCTTGTATGGGCAGTGCTGTAGGATGAAGGCACCAAGATTCCAAGATCTAGAAAGGAACTGTATTAGTGTGAGTGATCACACAGCGACTATACCAGCGATAATGCTGGTGCCAATTTCATGAAGTTACTTGTTATTCCttccaggaaataaataaaatgaactttTGTTCAGTATGCATTGTGGTGTATTCAAATCATTTTAGGGTATCTGAGAATAGGGTGTGTGAATTCCTTTTTAACTcacaacaatcatcatattgtaTATTCTTTTCCAAATTTACAGCAATGCATATTACTTTTCTGTGCTTTATCCAACTGCAGTTTCTTCAAATATACATTTGCATTGTATTAACTGATGATctgaaaaccctttatccaaaaagaTCCTAATTATGGTAACACCATCTCCCTGtctctcccattttaatcaaataactgacattgttaaaaatgattttatattttctttgaaataataaaacagcaccttataTTACtcgattttaaaatgtaattaaccCTTGTTGGAGTCAgaacaaatcctattgggtttaattaatacttACGGGATTTTCTTAGTAGACatgatatagagatccaaattacaaatttGCGGAAAATCCCAGGCCCCAAGCACTcggaataacaggtcccatacctgtcaaTCATTCCCACTGTTGCAAGTTCATATAGGAGAAGCTCATATAATTCACTAAACAGATCCCAATACTAACAGCTGACATTACACTGTAATAAGAAGTTCATAATATATTAGTTAATAAAATGGTTAATTAATGTACTCCGTTCACTGGGGGGCAGTGTCATTTACCTTTTAAGTTTTTAATTGATCGGTGGGTGGTCAGTGAAGTTGCCCCGCCAAGCTTCTTAGCATTTatcttttgcttgatacacaagtaAAATCAATTCTATCTATTGTTTTATCTATCTCTTCTCTACAGTTATATTTCAACAGATCCTTCCTATTCAACTTCATagctttttcttttgctttcccaACTTCTCTATCTCTTAATATATCTGCCTGTATTATAAAATCTAGTTCCTTGCTACAATTCTTCTTAATCCTAAAGAACTGGCCATATGGAATGTTTTTCAACCACACTGGGTCATGGTTGCTAGAGGCCATTACATAATTATTAACATCTACTGACTTGGAGATGGTTTTAGAACATTTTCTGgtctcttttataaaaaaaaaaaaaaactccaagtCC
The sequence above is a segment of the Xenopus tropicalis strain Nigerian chromosome 7, UCB_Xtro_10.0, whole genome shotgun sequence genome. Coding sequences within it:
- the LOC108648125 gene encoding DNA repair protein RAD50-like isoform X3, which encodes MTRGTKTFWYFLLFILFIHLCRGSAEIKDPKNETSAEDINEDIERMINDYRKQFEDVTGKTTSVQTAIKDAKKETSTEESNEDIERMINDYNKQFDDVTGKTTSVQTAIKDPKNEESNEDIERMINDYRKQFEDVTGKTTSVQTAIKDAKNEESNEDIERMINDYNKQFDDVTGKTTSVQTAIKDAKNEESNEDIERMINDYNKQFDDVTGKTTSVQTAIKDAKNEESNEDIERMINDYMKQFEDVTGKTTSVQTTDKQEEDVEETTSGVERQIANQMRSTMTTTTNTNDKFRMMVKSLENNNQMNLIIICSVLGSGFLMVIAILLCIARSLSKLSREKDQLSEAEQGNL
- the LOC108648125 gene encoding uncharacterized protein LOC108648125 isoform X2 — translated: MTRGTKTFWYFLLFILFIHLCRGSAEIKDPKNETSAEDINEDIERMINDYRKQFEDVTGKTTSVQTAIKDAKKETSTEESNEDIERMINDYNKQFDDVTGKTTSVQTAIKDAKNEESNEDIERMINDYNKQFDDVTGKTTSVQTAIKDPKNEESNEDIERMINDYRKQFEDVTGKTTSVQTAIKDAKNEESNEDIERMINDYNKQFDDVTGKTTSVQTAIKDAKNEESNEDIERMINDYMKQFEDVTGKTTSVQTTDKQEEDVEETTSGVERQIANQMRSTMTTTTNTNDKFRMMVKSLENNNQMNLIIICSVLGSGFLMVIAILLCIARSLSKLSREKDQLSEAEQGNL
- the LOC108648125 gene encoding DNA repair protein RAD50-like isoform X1; the protein is MTRGTKTFWYFLLFILFIHLCRGSAEIKDPKNETSAEDINEDIERMINDYRKQFEDVTGKTTSVQTAIKDAKKETSTEESNEDIERMINDYNKQFDDVTGKTTSVQTAIKDPKNEESNEDIERMINDYRKQFEDVTGKTTSVQTAIKDAKNEESNEDIERMINDYNKQFDDVTGKTTSVQTAIKDPKNEESNEDIERMINDYRKQFEDVTGKTTSVQTAIKDAKNEESNEDIERMINDYNKQFDDVTGKTTSVQTAIKDAKNEESNEDIERMINDYMKQFEDVTGKTTSVQTTDKQEEDVEETTSGVERQIANQMRSTMTTTTNTNDKFRMMVKSLENNNQMNLIIICSVLGSGFLMVIAILLCIARSLSKLSREKDQLSEAEQGNL